The Polyangiaceae bacterium genome includes a region encoding these proteins:
- a CDS encoding redoxin domain-containing protein, with product MKTALFASVGVLALLSTACGSDAADPPAQKEFDKGTVVNTGSGGGGNVTEPPFDSFVYPEAPFGTQVDSVIEPLALLGWKAPADAAYDTGAFEPVSIAEYYNPDGTKPWKLLWINSSAVWCGPCQAEYQQMRDEDTYEQEIKPKGVQVFGTLMENGANPPGPATPANLASWGKTYEVAFPMGVDPAFKIGVYFEQGTVPGGLLVDTKTMTIVKKLSGGAVTGPNGVLAEIDDALSNL from the coding sequence ATGAAGACGGCCCTGTTCGCGAGCGTCGGTGTCCTAGCTCTACTTTCTACGGCATGCGGCTCCGACGCCGCCGATCCGCCCGCGCAGAAGGAGTTCGACAAAGGCACGGTGGTCAACACCGGCAGCGGCGGGGGCGGCAACGTGACCGAGCCGCCCTTCGACAGCTTCGTCTATCCCGAGGCTCCCTTCGGCACTCAGGTCGACTCGGTGATCGAGCCGCTGGCGTTGCTCGGCTGGAAGGCTCCGGCCGACGCTGCCTACGACACCGGCGCATTCGAGCCGGTCAGCATCGCTGAGTACTACAACCCCGACGGCACGAAGCCGTGGAAGCTGCTCTGGATCAACTCCTCGGCGGTCTGGTGTGGGCCTTGCCAAGCGGAGTACCAGCAGATGCGCGACGAGGACACCTACGAGCAGGAGATCAAGCCCAAGGGGGTGCAGGTCTTCGGCACGCTGATGGAGAACGGCGCCAACCCGCCCGGCCCCGCGACGCCGGCGAACCTGGCGTCCTGGGGCAAGACGTACGAGGTCGCGTTCCCGATGGGCGTCGATCCCGCCTTCAAGATCGGCGTGTACTTCGAGCAGGGCACCGTCCCCGGCGGTCTCTTGGTGGACACCAAGACGATGACGATCGTGAAGAAGCTCTCGGGCGGCGCCGTCACCGGGCCGAACGGCGTGCTGGCGGAAATCGACGACGCTCTGTCCAACCTGTGA
- a CDS encoding MATE family efflux transporter translates to MTLKDELRTTGTLAGPLVLGHLSTGLVSFVDNVIAGHHGTRTLASVTIGTAILWLPLTVVLGTLMSVPPAVSQLRGAGRRAEIGPLFRQALWLALGLGPLLFLFLTFAPRALGLWGISPEIAPGATGFLHGIRWGLPAFTLFLCMRYLTDGLHFTFPSMLLSFAGLLILVPLGYALTFGALGLPELGARGLGFASAAVMWWQALMLGLYLVRARRFADLGLFARFDPPRLAEIRALLTVGLPIGFTVLMEGSLFIVAALLIGRLGEVPAAAHQIAINVASLCFMVPLGLAEATTVRVGHAVGAEDRPGVRRAAFAGFLLMLATQSVTALVLFAGREQLVTLYSDDAAVGALAASLILYAAAFQFPDGAQVLSNGSLRGLKDTRVPMLLAAVAYWGIGIPLGAWLALGAGLGPKGMWMGMIAGLSVAALLLGMRFLRVSRLARPS, encoded by the coding sequence GTGACCCTCAAAGACGAGCTTCGGACCACCGGGACGCTGGCCGGTCCGCTGGTGCTCGGCCACTTGTCCACGGGCCTGGTCAGCTTCGTGGACAACGTGATCGCCGGCCACCACGGGACGCGCACGCTGGCCTCGGTCACCATCGGCACCGCAATCTTGTGGCTGCCGCTCACGGTGGTGCTGGGCACGCTGATGAGCGTGCCCCCGGCCGTGTCGCAGCTGCGCGGCGCGGGAAGGCGCGCGGAGATCGGCCCGCTCTTCCGCCAGGCGCTCTGGCTCGCGCTCGGGCTCGGCCCGCTGCTCTTCCTGTTCCTGACCTTCGCGCCGCGGGCGCTCGGCCTCTGGGGCATCTCGCCGGAGATCGCGCCGGGGGCCACGGGCTTCTTGCACGGCATCCGCTGGGGGCTGCCCGCGTTCACGCTGTTCCTGTGCATGCGTTACCTGACGGACGGCCTGCACTTCACCTTTCCCTCGATGCTGCTGTCGTTCGCGGGGCTCTTGATCCTGGTGCCGCTCGGCTACGCGCTCACCTTCGGCGCGCTCGGCCTGCCGGAGCTCGGCGCTCGCGGGCTGGGCTTCGCCTCGGCGGCGGTGATGTGGTGGCAGGCGCTGATGCTGGGCCTGTACCTGGTACGGGCGCGTCGCTTCGCCGACCTCGGCCTGTTCGCCCGCTTCGACCCGCCGCGCCTGGCCGAGATCCGCGCCTTGCTCACGGTGGGCCTGCCCATCGGCTTCACGGTGCTGATGGAAGGCAGCTTGTTCATCGTGGCGGCGCTGCTCATCGGCCGCCTGGGCGAGGTCCCGGCGGCCGCGCACCAGATCGCCATCAACGTCGCGAGCCTCTGCTTCATGGTCCCGCTGGGGCTCGCGGAGGCCACCACGGTCCGCGTCGGGCACGCGGTCGGCGCGGAGGACCGCCCGGGCGTGCGCCGCGCCGCCTTCGCCGGCTTCCTGCTCATGCTCGCGACGCAGTCCGTGACCGCCCTGGTGCTCTTCGCCGGCCGGGAGCAGCTGGTCACGCTCTACTCCGACGACGCGGCCGTGGGCGCGCTGGCGGCGAGCTTGATCCTGTACGCAGCGGCGTTCCAGTTCCCCGACGGGGCGCAGGTCCTGTCCAACGGCTCGCTCCGCGGTCTGAAGGACACGCGCGTGCCGATGCTGCTCGCGGCCGTCGCTTACTGGGGCATCGGCATCCCGCTCGGCGCCTGGCTCGCGCTCGGCGCGGGGCTCGGGCCCAAGGGGATGTGGATGGGCATGATCGCCGGGCTCAGCGTCGCCGCGCTGCTGCTCGGCATGCGCTTCCTGCGCGTCTCGCGGCTGGCCAGGCCGAGCTAG
- a CDS encoding DUF559 domain-containing protein: protein MSARPITQLRRQQVLSQRAAEMRAAPTRSEAALWQALRAKKLGVEVRRQVVLGNYIADFVVPSARLVIEVDGGYHCRRVAADARRERALRRLGYRVLRLDAQLVLGALPEALLQVRQALVG from the coding sequence ATGTCCGCTCGCCCCATCACTCAGCTTCGTCGCCAGCAAGTCCTCTCGCAGCGTGCCGCCGAGATGCGTGCGGCGCCCACCCGGTCGGAGGCCGCCCTCTGGCAGGCGCTGCGGGCCAAGAAGCTCGGCGTCGAGGTCCGCCGTCAGGTGGTGCTCGGGAACTACATCGCGGACTTCGTCGTGCCCTCGGCGAGGCTCGTCATCGAGGTGGACGGGGGCTACCACTGCAGGCGAGTCGCCGCCGACGCGCGGCGGGAACGGGCGCTCCGGCGCCTCGGCTACCGCGTGCTCCGGCTCGACGCACAGCTCGTGCTGGGCGCCCTGCCCGAAGCGCTCCTGCAGGTGCGGCAAGCGCTCGTCGGCTGA
- a CDS encoding ABC transporter permease yields the protein MSRIFGAAWTALLLAMGALRRSPLRASLTALGILIGVAAVTIVVALGEGATQQISGRIDSMGENALMVMPAETLKSGVRDERAAGILTEGDADALAEEAPAIEKAAPLLFSSAQVAWRDANTPTMIVGSKRAFFDIRRWKLGSGTLWTASSETIGEKVCVIGVTVKESLFGAEDPVGQVLRIGRHPFRIVGVLEQKGQGPFGNDQDDVVVMPVATLRAKLLQTRPGQVGRILLQGATPDSAAEVERQATAILRQRHGLTEGAENDFRIRSQEDFRRRQEGILSTLRTLLLSIALVSLVVGGIGVMNIMLVSVTERTREIGIRMAIGAREIDILFQFLVEAVVLSLLGGAAGTLLAVLAVRSIAKALGWDMGVSTDALMVALGVSTTIGVTFGFFPARRAARLDPIHALRRE from the coding sequence ATGAGTAGGATCTTCGGCGCCGCCTGGACCGCGCTCCTGCTCGCGATGGGCGCGCTCCGGCGCAGCCCGCTGCGCGCCAGCCTGACGGCCCTCGGCATCCTGATCGGCGTCGCCGCCGTCACCATCGTGGTCGCCCTGGGCGAGGGCGCGACGCAGCAGATCTCCGGCCGTATCGACAGCATGGGCGAGAACGCGCTGATGGTGATGCCGGCCGAGACGCTGAAGAGCGGCGTGCGCGACGAGCGCGCAGCCGGCATCCTCACCGAAGGCGACGCCGACGCCCTCGCCGAGGAGGCTCCGGCCATCGAGAAGGCGGCGCCGCTCCTGTTCAGCTCCGCGCAGGTGGCGTGGCGCGACGCCAACACGCCCACGATGATCGTGGGCAGCAAGCGCGCCTTCTTCGACATCCGCCGCTGGAAGCTCGGCTCCGGCACGCTCTGGACGGCCAGCAGCGAGACCATCGGCGAGAAGGTGTGCGTGATCGGTGTCACCGTGAAGGAGAGCCTGTTCGGCGCCGAAGATCCCGTCGGGCAGGTGCTGCGCATCGGGCGCCATCCGTTCCGCATCGTCGGCGTGCTGGAGCAGAAAGGGCAGGGCCCGTTCGGCAACGACCAGGACGACGTCGTGGTGATGCCGGTCGCGACCCTGCGCGCCAAGTTGCTCCAGACCCGTCCGGGCCAGGTGGGGCGCATCCTCTTGCAGGGCGCGACGCCGGACTCCGCCGCCGAGGTCGAGCGGCAGGCCACTGCGATCCTGCGCCAGCGTCACGGCCTGACGGAGGGCGCCGAGAACGACTTCCGCATCCGCAGCCAGGAGGACTTCCGGCGGCGGCAGGAGGGCATCCTGAGCACGCTGCGCACGCTCCTGCTCTCGATCGCGCTGGTCAGCCTGGTGGTCGGCGGGATCGGCGTGATGAACATCATGCTGGTCAGCGTCACCGAGCGCACGCGCGAGATCGGCATCCGCATGGCGATCGGCGCCCGCGAGATCGACATCCTGTTCCAGTTCCTGGTCGAGGCCGTGGTGCTGTCGCTCCTGGGCGGAGCGGCCGGCACGCTCCTGGCCGTGCTGGCGGTGCGCAGCATCGCCAAGGCCTTGGGCTGGGACATGGGCGTGTCCACCGACGCGTTGATGGTGGCCCTCGGTGTGAGCACGACCATCGGCGTGACGTTCGGCTTCTTCCCGGCCCGCCGGGCGGCGCGTCTGGACCCCATTCACGCGCTCCGGCGGGAGTAG
- a CDS encoding TlpA family protein disulfide reductase, protein MTTKLAARGALLALLACLAPGCGGGSPPGASSAETGGARPPDFELSTLDGKTVRLSDHLGKDVVLIDFWATFCDPCLASMPHLDELYKKHKDKGFVVLGVSIDGPDSIAQVKSTVQKLGVSFPILLDQETSVVALYNPKTSAPYSVLIGRDGSVLTKKEGYTTGDSTAVDRDVEAALAKK, encoded by the coding sequence ATGACGACGAAGCTCGCGGCGCGCGGCGCCCTGCTCGCTCTGTTGGCGTGCCTCGCGCCTGGCTGCGGCGGCGGCTCGCCCCCGGGTGCGTCCAGCGCCGAGACCGGCGGGGCGAGGCCGCCGGATTTCGAGCTCTCGACCCTGGACGGCAAGACCGTGCGGCTCTCGGACCACCTGGGCAAGGACGTGGTCCTGATCGACTTTTGGGCCACCTTCTGCGACCCCTGCCTGGCTTCCATGCCGCACCTGGACGAGCTCTACAAGAAGCACAAGGACAAGGGCTTCGTCGTGCTCGGCGTGTCCATCGACGGCCCGGACTCCATCGCGCAGGTGAAGAGCACCGTGCAGAAGCTCGGCGTGTCGTTCCCGATCTTGCTCGATCAGGAGACCAGCGTGGTGGCGCTCTACAACCCGAAGACCAGCGCTCCGTACAGCGTGTTGATCGGCCGCGACGGCAGCGTGCTGACGAAGAAAGAGGGCTACACCACCGGCGATTCGACGGCGGTGGATCGCGACGTCGAAGCGGCGCTGGCGAAGAAGTAG
- a CDS encoding protein kinase: MSLRVGEVVGGRYRVDAAIGGGGFGAVYRATQLNLNRAVALKVLHPGLVVTDGALARFRREAELAQQLKSPNTVRVYDFGTTDHGLPFIAWEHLEGRPLDTVIAREGPMPPSRVAHVARQILKALMEAHAAGIVHRDIKPANIVLTDFPGEPDFVKVLDFGVAKTLQESGATMTAGATPVGTPSYMSPEQVRNEAIGPGTDLYALGLTMAELLAGRVVVQGRNLMDVFLAHSSAEPLALPPEVLGGPLGGVIQRATQKSPALRYGSAAEMLMDLERAQSGAGPQALAATFPGHGSLAPPTPVSPYAPGPSTPPHTGGAVQVITQAPATRSGAGIAIAVVAGIVALGAAGVVVAAVAFFLVQPSSTPRAGAGPGAGSEPPAAGEPTELGARSGKGFDGIGATTIGLRIKPAGWHVVGEPIKNIEGTFTSSQMSIQRGTDKGTVTLYRFDDLEEAKKTEPLLRQKLGVAVERESAAILEVLVPQNEAEAKKLLGAIKGS; the protein is encoded by the coding sequence GTGAGCCTGCGAGTCGGTGAAGTCGTCGGGGGACGTTACCGCGTGGACGCCGCGATCGGCGGCGGCGGCTTCGGCGCGGTGTACCGTGCGACCCAGTTGAACTTGAACCGTGCGGTCGCGCTCAAGGTGCTGCACCCGGGCCTGGTGGTCACCGACGGCGCGCTGGCGCGCTTTCGGCGCGAGGCGGAGCTGGCGCAGCAGCTCAAGAGCCCGAACACGGTCCGCGTCTACGACTTCGGCACCACCGACCATGGCCTGCCTTTCATCGCCTGGGAGCACCTGGAAGGGCGGCCTCTGGACACGGTGATCGCCCGCGAGGGGCCGATGCCGCCGTCGCGCGTGGCGCACGTGGCGCGCCAGATCCTGAAGGCGCTGATGGAGGCCCACGCCGCCGGGATCGTGCACCGCGACATCAAGCCGGCGAACATCGTGCTCACGGATTTCCCCGGCGAGCCGGATTTCGTGAAGGTGCTCGACTTCGGCGTGGCCAAGACGCTCCAGGAGTCGGGCGCGACGATGACCGCCGGGGCCACTCCGGTCGGGACGCCGAGCTACATGTCCCCAGAGCAGGTGAGGAACGAGGCCATTGGGCCGGGCACCGACCTCTACGCGCTCGGGTTGACCATGGCGGAGCTCCTGGCCGGACGCGTGGTGGTGCAGGGGCGGAACCTGATGGACGTCTTCCTCGCCCACTCGTCGGCGGAGCCTCTGGCGCTTCCGCCGGAGGTGCTCGGCGGCCCGTTGGGCGGCGTCATCCAGCGCGCGACGCAGAAGTCGCCGGCGCTCCGCTACGGCTCCGCGGCCGAGATGCTGATGGACCTCGAGCGCGCGCAGAGCGGTGCCGGCCCCCAAGCGCTCGCAGCCACGTTCCCAGGACACGGCTCCCTCGCGCCGCCGACCCCGGTGTCGCCGTACGCGCCGGGGCCCTCCACGCCGCCGCACACGGGTGGCGCGGTGCAGGTGATCACCCAGGCGCCGGCGACGCGTTCCGGCGCCGGCATCGCCATCGCGGTGGTCGCGGGCATCGTCGCCTTGGGCGCAGCCGGCGTCGTGGTGGCGGCGGTCGCGTTCTTCCTCGTGCAGCCGTCATCCACCCCTCGCGCGGGCGCCGGCCCCGGCGCCGGCAGCGAGCCCCCCGCTGCCGGGGAGCCCACCGAGCTCGGGGCGCGGAGCGGCAAGGGCTTCGACGGCATCGGAGCCACCACCATCGGCCTGCGCATCAAGCCGGCGGGCTGGCACGTCGTCGGCGAGCCGATCAAGAACATCGAGGGCACGTTCACCAGCTCGCAGATGTCCATCCAGCGCGGCACCGACAAGGGCACGGTCACCCTGTACCGCTTCGACGACCTCGAAGAGGCGAAGAAGACGGAGCCCCTGTTGCGGCAGAAGCTCGGCGTAGCGGTCGAGCGGGAGAGCGCCGCCATCCTGGAGGTGCTGGTGCCGCAGAACGAGGCCGAGGCCAAGAAGCTGCTCGGGGCGATCAAGGGCTCGTGA
- a CDS encoding GFA family protein yields MTEAKEHKGGCHCGKVRYRVNMALDKAISCNCSICSKKGYLLSFVPAAAFVLESGQEALTDYQFNKHVIHHLFCSSCGIESFANGEGPDGSKMVAVNVRCLDDVDLSKLQLSEFDGRSM; encoded by the coding sequence ATGACGGAAGCAAAGGAACACAAGGGTGGCTGCCACTGCGGCAAGGTCCGCTACCGGGTCAACATGGCGCTGGACAAGGCCATCAGCTGCAACTGCTCCATCTGCAGCAAGAAGGGCTACTTGCTCTCGTTCGTGCCGGCCGCGGCCTTCGTGCTCGAGAGCGGACAAGAAGCCCTCACCGACTACCAGTTCAACAAACACGTCATCCATCACCTGTTCTGCTCGAGCTGCGGCATCGAGTCCTTCGCGAACGGCGAAGGTCCTGACGGTTCGAAGATGGTGGCCGTCAACGTGCGCTGCCTCGACGACGTGGATCTGTCGAAGCTCCAGCTGAGCGAGTTCGACGGCCGGAGTATGTGA
- a CDS encoding Mrp/NBP35 family ATP-binding protein: protein MSSEEQTPSISGRAIAEGDPVPGVKNVVLVMSGKGGVGKSTVAANLTLALSRRGYRVGLLDADMYGPSVPTMFGITGQPTTDGKKITPLARFGVKLMSIGFMLEDPKSAIVWRGPMLHGALVQFLKDVDWGELDFLLLDLPPGTGDIALTLSQQLRTNGAVIVTTPQEVALMDVYKSVSMCQKVGIPITGVVENESYFICDGCEKRHELFGSGGGAKVAEMAGAPLLGQIPMHPSVREWGDAGTPLVQASPGSAMAKAFVEVADRLVEQLERDNLAAAGGLVIDRSGGVNRHLPISR from the coding sequence ATGTCGAGCGAAGAGCAAACCCCGAGCATCTCCGGCCGCGCCATCGCCGAGGGCGATCCGGTGCCGGGAGTGAAGAACGTCGTGCTGGTGATGAGCGGCAAGGGTGGCGTGGGGAAGAGTACCGTCGCCGCCAACCTGACCCTGGCCCTCTCCCGGCGCGGCTACCGCGTGGGCCTGCTCGACGCCGACATGTACGGACCCAGCGTGCCGACCATGTTCGGCATCACCGGCCAGCCCACCACGGACGGCAAGAAGATCACGCCGCTAGCGCGCTTCGGCGTGAAGCTGATGAGCATCGGCTTCATGCTGGAAGATCCAAAGAGCGCCATCGTCTGGCGCGGGCCGATGTTGCACGGCGCGCTCGTGCAGTTCCTGAAGGACGTGGACTGGGGCGAGCTGGACTTCCTCCTGCTCGACCTGCCGCCGGGCACCGGGGACATCGCGCTCACGCTGTCTCAGCAGCTCCGCACCAACGGCGCGGTCATCGTCACCACCCCGCAGGAGGTGGCGCTGATGGACGTCTACAAGTCCGTGAGCATGTGCCAGAAGGTCGGCATTCCGATCACCGGCGTGGTCGAGAACGAGAGCTACTTCATCTGCGACGGCTGCGAGAAGCGCCACGAGCTGTTCGGCTCCGGCGGCGGAGCGAAGGTGGCGGAGATGGCCGGCGCGCCCCTGCTCGGCCAGATCCCCATGCACCCCAGCGTGCGCGAGTGGGGCGACGCGGGCACTCCGCTCGTCCAGGCGTCGCCCGGCTCCGCCATGGCCAAGGCGTTCGTGGAGGTCGCAGATCGACTGGTCGAGCAGCTGGAACGGGACAACCTTGCCGCTGCCGGAGGCCTGGTCATCGACAGGAGCGGCGGGGTGAATCGACACTTGCCGATTTCGCGCTGA
- a CDS encoding transposase codes for MDRYIGLDAHSQTCTFAVMGSAGRQLREQTLETNAKVLIDFVRTIPGQRRLCMEEGTLSEWLCEVLEPHVAELVVVQPDKHAGAKNDPSMPGISPRSSARATSRTSFFKARGRFTQLREAVRAHRVTTADVVRTKLRLNALYRSRGIHGMGNEIYDPDTRDQWLPKLPPARARMAQLLSTELDGLCEVREQAEIWLLEQAREHAEVRRLTTLPGIGPVRAAYIVAIVVTPFRFSTKRDFFGYCGLGIVTRSSSDYERDERSQRWVRRQVAHTRGLNRNRNPLLKAIFKGAALSVIAQTDHPLRRDYDRLLQNSSHRSPA; via the coding sequence ATGGATCGCTATATAGGACTCGACGCGCATTCGCAAACCTGCACGTTCGCGGTGATGGGCTCGGCAGGCCGTCAGCTACGCGAGCAAACGCTCGAGACGAACGCGAAAGTGCTGATCGACTTCGTTCGCACCATTCCCGGACAGCGTCGCCTGTGCATGGAGGAGGGCACCCTCAGCGAATGGCTCTGCGAGGTCCTGGAGCCGCACGTGGCGGAGCTCGTGGTGGTCCAGCCCGACAAGCATGCCGGAGCGAAGAACGACCCATCGATGCCTGGAATCTCGCCTCGAAGCTCCGCAAGGGCGACCTCGAGAACGTCGTTTTTCAAGGCGCGCGGCCGCTTCACGCAGCTGCGCGAGGCGGTGCGAGCTCATCGGGTCACTACTGCCGACGTGGTCCGCACGAAGCTCAGGCTCAATGCGCTGTATCGCTCTCGGGGCATCCACGGCATGGGCAACGAGATCTACGACCCGGATACCCGAGATCAGTGGCTGCCGAAGCTGCCGCCGGCCCGAGCGCGCATGGCTCAGCTGCTGTCGACCGAGCTCGACGGTCTGTGCGAAGTCCGCGAACAGGCGGAGATATGGCTGCTCGAGCAAGCACGGGAGCATGCGGAGGTGCGCCGGCTGACGACGCTGCCAGGTATCGGCCCGGTGCGCGCAGCGTACATCGTCGCGATCGTCGTCACGCCGTTCCGCTTTTCCACGAAGCGCGACTTCTTCGGGTACTGCGGCCTCGGCATCGTCACGCGCAGCTCGTCGGACTACGAGCGCGACGAGCGGAGCCAGCGCTGGGTGCGCCGTCAGGTCGCCCACACCCGCGGCCTCAACCGCAACCGCAATCCCCTGCTGAAGGCCATATTCAAAGGCGCGGCGCTCAGCGTCATCGCCCAGACCGATCACCCGCTGCGCCGCGACTACGACCGGCTGCTGCAGAACTCAAGCCACCGCTCGCCCGCCTGA
- a CDS encoding alpha/beta hydrolase, whose translation MTPRSRLVRALSFTLLAFGCAAPREIEDVRYDARFGRATLDLYLPESGDALPTVMLIHGGAWKYGDKSAMRPMAQRLARSGWAVASVNYRLLPGGEFPRNFQDVACALSFLQDNAAEWGLDPERIAVSGYSAGGHLSALLGVAWDDPELAPDCASGVPMAPAAVIPGAGVYDLQGKSHDIVEELLGGSESQVPERYRQASPITHVRPGLPPFLLITGGADWFVGIDGTRDMGEALRAQGNSAEVLTLAGGGHLLNPGADPGDMQISISLTTPEAWLALADFLVRSMGEP comes from the coding sequence GTGACCCCGCGTTCCCGGCTCGTGCGTGCCTTGTCGTTCACGCTGCTCGCGTTCGGCTGCGCCGCGCCCCGCGAGATCGAAGACGTCCGGTACGACGCGCGCTTCGGGCGCGCCACGCTGGACCTCTACCTGCCGGAGAGCGGCGACGCGCTGCCCACGGTGATGCTCATCCACGGCGGCGCCTGGAAATACGGCGACAAGAGCGCGATGCGCCCCATGGCCCAGCGCCTGGCGCGCTCCGGCTGGGCCGTGGCCAGCGTCAACTATCGCCTGCTCCCGGGCGGCGAGTTCCCGCGGAACTTCCAAGACGTCGCCTGCGCGCTCTCCTTCTTGCAGGACAACGCCGCAGAGTGGGGCCTCGACCCGGAGCGCATCGCCGTCTCCGGCTACTCCGCCGGGGGACACCTGAGCGCGCTCCTGGGCGTCGCCTGGGACGACCCCGAGCTCGCGCCGGACTGCGCTTCGGGTGTGCCCATGGCGCCGGCGGCGGTGATCCCGGGCGCGGGCGTGTACGACCTTCAGGGCAAGAGCCACGACATCGTCGAAGAGTTGCTCGGTGGCAGCGAGAGCCAGGTGCCCGAGCGCTACCGTCAGGCCTCCCCCATCACCCACGTGCGCCCGGGGCTGCCGCCGTTCTTGCTGATCACCGGTGGGGCCGACTGGTTCGTCGGCATCGACGGCACCCGCGACATGGGCGAGGCGCTCCGCGCCCAGGGCAACTCCGCCGAGGTGCTGACGCTCGCCGGCGGCGGACACCTGCTGAACCCCGGCGCCGATCCCGGCGACATGCAGATCTCCATCTCGCTCACCACCCCGGAGGCGTGGCTCGCGCTCGCCGACTTCCTCGTGCGCAGCATGGGTGAGCCTTGA
- a CDS encoding 30S ribosomal protein S1, translated as MSTETESPTTDSAPEGEEQNTSGQAPAAPAEVAAAQGQDAAPQAAAAEGEPAGDLPGDDAGDEVEGEGEGDASDASDAGEGAGAGEGADASGEGEPGKKKKRRRRKKKKPGEGAEGSGAEPRDDASKHRPHRPATERAPFHVGEEVFGKVTAVLDTAVMVDLSGKALAIFDRTEMEADDLVPSVGDRFVARIHNDGVRGGLVVLTRKPLREEEIKPAVEAASKDGSLVQGLVTGVIKGGVEVDISGLRAFAPASGMDLHPQNANFTGLVGQRLDFKVIQYKNAGRDVVVSRRPMLEAEAHERRKHALTLLTEGQVLKGIVRTVVEWGAFVALPEAENLEGLVHISEASHDARARMADLVRPGAEVEVKILKIDEKGKIWLSRKALIEDPWAAAREKYAQGSRHTGKVQRLLDFGAFVELEPGVEGLIHITDLSLTRIEHPNEVLKEGQDVDVVVSNFDTRTKKIALHPAPPPERADEAPQKVARNAVVKVEVIKHEASGLIVRILGVTGRAARGFLPAGQTGTPRGTDLRKHFKMGSILDVKVLEVDPRRGEPKLSIKAMAEDEERRAHREYRQALQKEGGFGTLGDLLKKKLGG; from the coding sequence ATGTCCACCGAGACCGAATCCCCCACGACCGACTCCGCGCCCGAAGGTGAGGAGCAGAACACTTCCGGGCAGGCTCCGGCAGCTCCCGCCGAAGTGGCAGCGGCCCAGGGGCAGGACGCGGCGCCGCAGGCTGCCGCCGCCGAAGGCGAGCCGGCCGGAGACCTACCGGGTGACGACGCTGGCGACGAAGTCGAGGGCGAGGGCGAGGGCGACGCGAGCGACGCGAGCGACGCGGGCGAGGGTGCCGGCGCGGGCGAGGGTGCCGACGCGAGCGGCGAAGGCGAGCCCGGTAAGAAGAAGAAGCGCCGGCGTCGCAAGAAGAAGAAGCCCGGCGAGGGCGCCGAAGGCTCCGGTGCCGAGCCGCGCGACGACGCGAGCAAGCACCGCCCCCACCGCCCCGCCACCGAGCGCGCGCCGTTCCACGTCGGCGAAGAGGTCTTCGGCAAGGTGACCGCGGTGCTCGACACGGCCGTGATGGTCGATCTGTCGGGCAAAGCCCTGGCCATCTTCGACCGTACCGAGATGGAGGCCGACGACCTCGTGCCGAGCGTCGGCGACCGCTTCGTGGCCCGCATCCACAACGACGGCGTGCGCGGTGGCCTGGTAGTGCTCACGCGCAAACCGCTGCGTGAGGAAGAGATCAAGCCGGCCGTCGAGGCTGCGTCCAAGGACGGCTCGCTGGTGCAGGGCCTGGTCACCGGCGTGATCAAGGGCGGCGTCGAGGTGGACATCTCCGGCCTGCGCGCCTTCGCGCCGGCGTCCGGCATGGACCTCCACCCGCAGAACGCGAACTTCACGGGCCTGGTGGGCCAGCGCCTCGATTTCAAGGTGATCCAGTACAAGAACGCCGGGCGCGACGTAGTGGTGTCGCGGCGCCCGATGCTCGAGGCGGAGGCTCACGAGCGCCGCAAGCACGCGCTGACCCTGCTCACCGAGGGCCAGGTGCTGAAGGGCATCGTCCGCACCGTGGTCGAGTGGGGGGCGTTCGTCGCGCTGCCGGAGGCGGAGAACCTGGAAGGCCTCGTCCACATCTCGGAGGCGAGCCACGACGCGCGCGCGCGCATGGCCGACCTCGTGCGCCCCGGCGCCGAGGTCGAGGTCAAGATCCTGAAGATCGACGAGAAGGGCAAGATCTGGCTCAGCCGCAAGGCCCTGATCGAAGACCCTTGGGCCGCGGCCCGCGAGAAGTACGCGCAGGGCTCGCGCCACACCGGCAAGGTGCAGCGGCTGCTCGACTTCGGCGCGTTCGTCGAGCTCGAGCCGGGCGTCGAGGGCCTGATTCACATCACCGATCTCTCGCTGACCCGCATCGAGCACCCGAACGAGGTGCTGAAGGAGGGTCAGGACGTCGACGTCGTCGTCTCCAACTTCGACACGCGCACCAAGAAGATCGCGCTGCACCCCGCGCCCCCGCCGGAGCGCGCCGACGAGGCGCCGCAGAAGGTCGCGCGCAACGCCGTGGTCAAGGTGGAGGTGATCAAGCACGAGGCCTCGGGCCTGATCGTGCGCATCCTGGGGGTCACCGGCCGCGCCGCGCGTGGCTTCTTGCCCGCCGGCCAGACCGGCACGCCGCGGGGGACCGACCTCCGCAAGCACTTCAAGATGGGCTCCATCCTCGACGTCAAAGTGCTCGAGGTCGATCCGCGCCGCGGCGAGCCGAAGCTCAGCATCAAGGCCATGGCCGAAGACGAGGAGCGCCGCGCGCACCGCGAGTACCGCCAGGCCCTGCAAAAAGAGGGCGGTTTCGGCACCCTCGGCGACCTGCTCAAGAAGAAGCTCGGCGGCTGA